The proteins below are encoded in one region of Fimbriimonadaceae bacterium:
- the alr gene encoding alanine racemase — MQPYPRTWAEIDLLKLAHNLAAVRKRLLSPSTEIALVVKADAYGHGLVPVGRFALRNGAGWAAVATVQEGIALRDAGVDAPIMVLSPILPIESEQAVFYGLHVLFESLEAARHLSAAAEVLGKTAFLHLKVDTGLHRFGVTSDQAVELGLAASQLPSAELVGICQHFADSSRDAEYTARQAQAWLAVLEACAAAGLRFGYRHAANSAGVTNCPNVQGDIVRIGIIGYGIDPFNLLEGEARPVLSWTSRVTSLREVESGEPIGYSGTFRTSRRSKIATVGAGYGDGYPRTLSNRGVVGVRGSRADVVGLVCMDQLLLDVTGIPGVEVGDEVELIGPNVTVAELAQRAETNSHEIVTRIMSRVPRRYHY, encoded by the coding sequence GTGCAGCCCTATCCGCGCACTTGGGCGGAAATCGACTTGCTCAAGCTTGCGCACAACCTGGCGGCGGTGCGAAAGCGCCTCCTTTCACCATCCACCGAGATCGCACTGGTGGTGAAGGCGGACGCCTACGGTCACGGCCTGGTGCCCGTCGGGCGCTTCGCACTGCGCAACGGGGCGGGGTGGGCGGCTGTGGCGACGGTCCAAGAAGGGATTGCTTTGCGCGACGCGGGGGTCGATGCGCCGATCATGGTGCTTTCGCCGATCCTGCCGATTGAGTCCGAGCAGGCCGTCTTCTACGGTTTGCACGTGCTGTTCGAGTCGCTCGAGGCAGCTCGCCACCTTAGCGCGGCTGCAGAGGTGCTTGGCAAGACGGCGTTTCTCCACCTAAAGGTGGATACTGGCCTTCATCGCTTCGGGGTGACGTCCGACCAGGCGGTGGAGCTGGGATTGGCTGCGAGCCAGCTGCCTTCGGCCGAACTCGTGGGCATTTGTCAACACTTTGCCGACTCTTCGCGCGATGCGGAGTACACGGCACGGCAAGCCCAGGCTTGGCTCGCGGTGCTGGAAGCTTGTGCCGCGGCAGGGTTGCGGTTCGGATATCGTCACGCGGCGAACTCGGCCGGGGTGACCAATTGTCCGAACGTCCAGGGCGACATCGTGCGGATCGGGATCATTGGATATGGGATCGACCCTTTTAACCTTTTGGAGGGAGAAGCCAGGCCCGTTCTAAGCTGGACGTCGCGGGTGACATCGTTGCGCGAAGTTGAAAGTGGCGAACCAATTGGTTATAGCGGGACGTTCCGCACGAGCCGCCGGTCCAAAATCGCGACCGTGGGAGCGGGCTATGGCGACGGGTACCCGCGCACCTTGAGCAACCGCGGCGTGGTGGGCGTCCGCGGATCGCGAGCCGACGTCGTCGGGCTGGTGTGCATGGACCAACTGCTCCTCGACGTAACCGGGATCCCGGGCGTGGAAGTCGGCGACGAAGTCGAGTTGATCGGGCCCAACGTGACGGTCGCCGAGCTTGCCCAACGCGCTGAGACGAACTCGCACGAGATCGTCACCCGCATCATGTCGCGGGTCCCGCGCCGCTATCACTATTGA
- a CDS encoding chitobiase/beta-hexosaminidase C-terminal domain-containing protein codes for MTLILAALALSNPRPAPADLKIVADAPIFLDSLQVKIEGGKDVRYTTDGTEPTARSPRYSGPITLKDTAKVTAASFGNGKAAPVSESFSKVLPWAAAKPRRSEPGVALLRFAGEFSSVRDFYGTRRPPAEAVQTFGLPEKGTTATGLVYEAFLDVDETAVYSFWLGSSEGSRLFIEGQMVIDNDGTSGHARKQGFAPLAKGLHSVRLEWFNRSGTPVLDLRMGLPGKDGQPIPQNKLMRTPIRQRPGGGS; via the coding sequence ATGACGTTGATCCTGGCCGCCCTTGCCCTGTCGAACCCCCGCCCCGCCCCCGCAGACCTGAAGATCGTCGCGGACGCCCCGATCTTCCTGGATTCGTTGCAGGTGAAGATCGAAGGCGGGAAAGACGTCCGCTACACGACCGACGGCACGGAGCCGACCGCCCGGTCCCCCCGCTATTCCGGCCCGATCACGCTCAAGGATACGGCGAAGGTCACAGCCGCCTCCTTTGGAAACGGCAAGGCCGCTCCGGTCTCGGAGTCTTTCTCCAAGGTGCTTCCGTGGGCCGCGGCAAAGCCGCGACGCTCCGAGCCGGGCGTCGCCCTCCTGCGATTCGCTGGCGAGTTTTCCTCGGTGCGCGACTTCTACGGGACGCGCCGGCCCCCGGCCGAAGCGGTTCAGACCTTCGGGCTGCCGGAGAAAGGCACGACCGCGACGGGGTTGGTTTACGAGGCGTTCCTGGATGTGGACGAGACCGCGGTGTACTCCTTCTGGCTCGGTTCATCGGAAGGTTCGCGCCTCTTTATCGAGGGGCAGATGGTGATCGACAACGACGGCACAAGCGGGCACGCGCGCAAGCAGGGTTTCGCACCGCTGGCCAAGGGGCTGCACTCGGTGCGGCTGGAATGGTTCAACCGGTCCGGCACGCCCGTGCTCGACCTGCGCATGGGCCTTCCCGGCAAGGATGGCCAGCCCATCCCGCAGAACAAGCTGATGCGGACTCCGATCCGTCAGCGCCCGGGTGGCGGATCTTAG
- a CDS encoding thioredoxin domain-containing protein — protein MNRLAQSPSLYLRQHGENPVDWYPWGEEAWERARQENRPVFLSAGYSSCHWCHVMAHESFEDAEVAAALNQDFVCIKLDREEHPQVDEAYMTAVQMATGHGGWPMSVFLTPDGDPFFAGTYFPRDGRRGTPGFLTIVQSLGRAWRDQHQDVVSSATEFGKALREGLARDLPAEGQIGLDHVDHVVEALHAEFDPDQGGFGDKPKFPPHAALRFLLRYAELRPALPGEAPSELAREMAVSTLEALCQGGIHDHVGGGFHRYSTDEAWRLPHFEKMLYDNGQLMGALGAAPRDLLLDQAVDRCVAWLKREMSSPSGWLYSAIDADSDGGEGSFYVWRIDEAQAVLGTDSDFPDRYQMAAEGNFADEATGERDGTNVLHLARGKAPACSAELDSLLAARGLRPHPATDDKAIAAWNALAVTGLVAVGRRAEAEAVATKWAAFGTELPHMVVQDSPYGEGLLDDFAFMANAYLDLSLAPGDLWWERAEAIIDHIVVHFASPGGFRYARGNGLFSLSRPFVDNATPSPNGLAARILRRLGRNDEAWETLQAGAGWLERLPQACPSMALEVLELLAAGVAAPPRIARPRPVATLSLDPSVIAITPEGWGHAIVMLAVPDGFHIDMSRGGGISLELTGAYGEASLPSEGEQLQGTVEIPLRIQPRGGGADFRIKVFYSLCTQSECLPPQSAEVSGVLSRP, from the coding sequence ATGAACCGCCTCGCCCAATCTCCTTCGCTCTACCTGCGCCAGCATGGCGAGAACCCCGTCGACTGGTACCCCTGGGGCGAGGAAGCCTGGGAACGCGCCCGGCAAGAGAACCGTCCCGTCTTCCTCAGCGCCGGCTATTCAAGCTGCCACTGGTGCCACGTCATGGCGCACGAGTCTTTCGAGGACGCCGAAGTCGCCGCCGCCCTGAACCAGGACTTCGTCTGCATCAAGCTCGACCGCGAAGAGCACCCACAGGTGGACGAAGCCTACATGACCGCCGTGCAGATGGCCACCGGCCACGGCGGTTGGCCCATGAGCGTCTTCCTCACGCCGGACGGCGACCCCTTCTTCGCGGGCACCTACTTCCCGCGGGACGGACGGCGCGGCACACCCGGCTTTCTGACCATCGTGCAGAGCCTTGGCCGTGCGTGGCGCGACCAGCACCAGGACGTGGTCTCTTCTGCAACCGAGTTTGGCAAGGCCCTGAGGGAAGGGCTCGCCCGAGACCTGCCCGCCGAAGGCCAGATCGGCCTCGACCATGTCGACCATGTGGTGGAAGCCCTGCACGCCGAGTTCGACCCGGACCAAGGGGGCTTCGGCGATAAGCCCAAGTTCCCGCCCCATGCGGCCCTGCGCTTCCTTCTCAGGTACGCGGAGCTGCGCCCCGCCCTGCCCGGCGAGGCACCGAGCGAACTGGCCCGAGAGATGGCCGTATCCACCCTTGAAGCGCTTTGCCAAGGCGGCATCCACGACCATGTCGGCGGTGGCTTCCACCGCTATTCCACCGACGAAGCGTGGCGGCTGCCCCATTTCGAAAAGATGCTCTACGACAATGGCCAACTCATGGGCGCCCTTGGCGCGGCCCCTCGGGATTTGCTTCTCGATCAAGCTGTCGACCGGTGCGTGGCCTGGCTTAAACGGGAGATGTCTTCACCATCCGGTTGGCTTTATAGCGCGATCGATGCGGACAGCGATGGTGGCGAGGGGAGCTTCTATGTCTGGCGGATCGATGAGGCCCAGGCCGTGCTCGGCACGGACTCCGACTTCCCCGACCGCTACCAGATGGCCGCCGAGGGCAACTTCGCGGACGAAGCGACGGGAGAGCGCGACGGCACGAACGTGCTCCACCTGGCCCGGGGGAAGGCGCCAGCCTGCTCCGCAGAGCTGGATTCCTTGCTCGCTGCGCGCGGGCTTCGCCCCCACCCCGCGACGGACGACAAGGCGATCGCGGCTTGGAACGCGTTGGCCGTGACGGGACTCGTCGCGGTCGGACGTCGCGCTGAGGCCGAGGCGGTCGCCACCAAATGGGCGGCTTTCGGCACTGAGCTCCCCCACATGGTCGTACAGGACTCACCTTACGGTGAGGGTCTCTTGGATGACTTTGCCTTCATGGCGAATGCTTACCTGGATCTATCTTTGGCTCCAGGCGACCTTTGGTGGGAGCGTGCCGAAGCGATCATCGACCACATAGTGGTTCACTTTGCCAGCCCCGGAGGATTTCGCTATGCCCGCGGCAATGGGCTCTTCAGCCTTTCCCGCCCCTTTGTGGATAATGCGACTCCGAGCCCAAACGGGCTCGCAGCCCGGATCCTCCGCCGCTTGGGACGGAACGACGAAGCGTGGGAGACGCTCCAAGCAGGCGCGGGCTGGCTCGAACGGTTGCCCCAAGCCTGCCCCAGCATGGCCCTCGAGGTCCTCGAGCTCTTGGCGGCGGGCGTCGCCGCCCCCCCTCGAATCGCGAGGCCCCGACCCGTCGCCACGCTATCCCTCGATCCAAGCGTGATAGCGATCACACCAGAAGGTTGGGGACACGCCATAGTCATGCTCGCCGTCCCGGACGGGTTCCACATCGATATGTCCAGGGGAGGAGGGATCAGCCTGGAACTGACAGGCGCCTATGGCGAGGCAAGTCTTCCATCGGAAGGAGAACAACTGCAGGGCACCGTCGAAATCCCTCTGAGAATTCAACCACGTGGTGGGGGGGCGGACTTTAGGATCAAGGTCTTCTACTCGCTCTGCACCCAAAGCGAGTGCCTGCCGCCCCAGTCCGCCGAGGTCTCGGGCGTCCTTTCGCGCCCCTGA
- a CDS encoding TetR/AcrR family transcriptional regulator, protein MKERRQEILAAAYGLMGTKGLEAVHARTVATAVGVNHATVHYYFPTRSDLLVGIAEYAEQILEDDRRRFQKDAKTPREFVENEIALVEAYCRKNSRFFKVLAGLYVAAIGEPAVKKRLKPIWQAFSRVVHEQVPGAKLKKDSPFADPELLAETLAGVGFISHLLDGANAPLSRLDGILAATFN, encoded by the coding sequence ATGAAGGAGAGACGGCAAGAGATCCTTGCAGCGGCCTATGGCCTCATGGGTACCAAGGGGTTAGAAGCGGTGCACGCGCGGACGGTTGCAACGGCGGTCGGCGTAAACCACGCCACCGTCCACTACTATTTCCCGACCCGGTCCGACCTTTTGGTCGGGATCGCGGAGTATGCAGAGCAGATCCTCGAAGACGACCGACGCCGCTTTCAAAAGGACGCAAAGACCCCGCGCGAGTTCGTCGAGAACGAGATCGCCCTCGTTGAGGCGTACTGCCGCAAGAACAGCCGCTTCTTCAAGGTCTTGGCGGGCCTCTATGTCGCAGCGATCGGCGAGCCTGCGGTAAAGAAGCGACTTAAGCCCATTTGGCAGGCGTTCTCAAGGGTGGTCCACGAACAAGTGCCGGGCGCGAAGCTCAAGAAGGACTCACCCTTCGCCGACCCGGAGCTCCTAGCGGAGACCCTGGCCGGCGTCGGCTTTATCAGCCATCTGCTGGACGGCGCCAATGCACCGCTCAGCCGTTTGGACGGAATCCTGGCCGCGACCTTTAACTAA